The Alosa sapidissima isolate fAloSap1 chromosome 8, fAloSap1.pri, whole genome shotgun sequence genome segment ATTGAAGAACAAAAACATCActgctgatttttttttgtcagtcttTGGAAATATGTTTTGCCAATGCTTCCCATATTGAGCATGCAAATAAACATCACGATTAAAATCACCAAGCATAATGTAAACATGTTCCGGCTTTAAAAATCCATAATACCATTGAGAAGAACATGGACCTCTATGCTAACCCAAACATTTACTGCATAACCACTGGGCATGCATCAAACCCTCATTACATACATCTTTAAAGGGAAAATCTTAGAAATGGTGATGGAAACTTACTAAACTTTTATTTGCACAACTATTAGATAACGTTTTAATGCGTATTTTTGGgcttttgcctttattcagataggaCAGCGGCAGAAAGCAAGTAGAAGAGGGAGATGGGGTAGAATTTGGGCACTTGTCATGTAGTATAGAGGCTGCAGCCAATTGTGGCACTAGTTTTATCTAAGCATTGTTTTATTTTAGGTCATgcaaacaaaaaataatgaatTACAGATAGGTAGAATGTTCAAGTGCATGGTATGTTTTTGTGCCTGCCCTTTGGCAGTTGTCAGAACCATAAAAACTTAAATAACAAATCCCCCATCCCCACAGATACTGCCCAAACCTAAACTAGGGGCCTTCCTTTGCTGTAATCTGAATCATCCCTTTCAGCACATGCTCTGAAGGGCAGTACCGTTCCTCTCAGGTGACACAGGAGGTCTGACGAGCTGTTTAGCATCACCAACCGGTCAGTATGGAAAATTCAGGTCTGAAACCAAATGAAAGATCAACAATTGAGAGGCCTGTTCTGCCCATCCCTGATTACGAAACACTGTTTCCAAAGAAGAGGCATGGAATAATGGGTCAAACTCGCTGGGATAACATCATAGCAGAGGTGAATCAAAGGCGGATGAATAAATCTCTTAACTGCAGTGGGGCAGAGACAAGTGCTAGTGGTCATGATAAATCAAAAGCTACCTTTCCACCTCCTGTGTCTCATCAGAGTACTTTGGAATCACAGGAAACTCTAGGTGAAAGTTCTGATAAAAAGATTGGCCCCAGTTCCAAAAAAGCTCTCCAACCCCTCAAGCCTATCTTATCTGATAGAAATGTTGACGTCAGTACCAAGCAAGCTTACCTGCCACCTAAGCCAGTCTTCCCTGATAAAATGGTTGGTACCAGTTCCAAACAAGCACTTCAGTCTCCCAAGCCAGTCACACCTTGGCAGACTATTGAGGTGACTACCATGACAAGCAACTTACCTGCTACTCCAACTATTGAAAAGTCTTTCAAAGCACCTAACACAGTATTGATGTCTGCACTCAAAAATATCCAGAAGAGAAATTTGCATTATACAAAACCAGAACAACTTAATGGAAATGAAAAGAAGGCACTTGGTGGTGTCAGTGACCCTGATCATCTAAAGGAACAACCTGTGTCAACTGCAACAGTGCTTTCGGACACCAGCCCTACAGGTGTGATCAAAACTGAAAGTGTCACACAAGTGGGGCCCCTTGTTAATTCCAAACCTATGATGCCAACCAAAAACCCAATGAGAGTAACCCAAAATCAGCAGTCAGAATGTGCCACTATACCAGTGGAGGTGGTTTCAGATTGTGATGGTCAATTTTCACCACATTTTAACTTGATAGAGACACAGGCGCCATATTCAGATATGTTTTTTGAAGAGGATCCTTTCCCTTGTGACCAGCTCCTTTCCCATGATCCATGGCAGTTACCACAGAAGAATGTAAATGATGGAATGTTTCTAATAAAAGAGGATAAGAGAGCATACCTGAGTGAGAGACGTGATTACTTTAAGACTTTTGCATCTGATCCTCCAAACGATCCATTCTTAAATGATTCCAAAAATGACTTGAGCGGGCCTTCTGAACATAACGAGTCGGTTGAGATAATTTCACCCACTCCCCAAATTACCCTAAAGAAACATCGAGCTCCCCTGCCTCCCATGACCTCAAGAAGTATCGGCATTAAGGCTAAACTAGAAAGACACCCAAGAGAAAGTTGTCAGGAGTCTGATATTAAAACTAACAACGATATCTTGGAAAATAGTATTTCCTCTATAATTAGTGAGGAGCAGGGGAATACAGAAAACACTCACGTACCCTCATTTACTGAGCCAGCTTCTACCAAGACTGCATTTGTTGAATCATCATCAAAACAACAGGTTGAATTTATGGCCAAACCAAAACATTCACAAACCAGTTCCTCTGCAGAGAAACATCCCCAAGCAAATTCCAAGAGACTGATGTCAGCACTGGAAAATGCTCAGAAAAGAAATGTGAATGTAAAGAAAACTGTGGCTACAGAAAGAGTGCTAGACACAAAATCAGCTGATATGGTTGAACAGATGAAATCTACAGAGATTATTTCCAAAGTTGTCACACCCACTCCCCAAATTACCCAAAAGAAACGTCTAGCTCCTCTGCCTCCGGTGACTTCAAGCCATTCCAGGATTAACACCAAACCAGAAAATTGCCTAGAATTGTCTGATGTTACACCCAAGGATGACATCCTTATGGATAATAGTAATTCCTTTACAAGTAATGAGGAGCAAAAGAATGTAGGACACATAGACATATCCTCTGATGCCATGGAAACTGATACCAAGACTACAACTGCTGAAACATCAAAACACCAAGTTGAAGCAGAACATTCGCAAACCAGTCAGCCTCAACCTGATGAGCTAGGAGGTACCCAACACGAAAAATATgtcagtcaaactgcaatgagaccTGCTACAGAGATTTTGACATTGAAAGAGGATAATCAGACAGATGTCATTGAAGTTGAGCTGATGGAAAAGGTATATGAAGCAGCAGATACACAGAAGACTTTCCAGCTTGATCCTTTTCCTAGTGATACAATCCCACTCAAGGACCCATGGAATATACCAGAACTGAACACACATGATGACTGTATTTTTACAGATGGGACAGAGACAAATAACACAAAAGTAGTAGATGATTGTTTGACTCTGGATGACTTTGATAATATTTTTGGATCAAATATTCAAGCAGATTCATTTTCTAACAGTTTTTCTAAGAAGTTATCTGAGCAAAATAAATCCATGGCTATAATAGATGGTGGTACACCTGTTCCTCAAAATCTCCCAAAGAAACCGGTACCATCACCTCCTGTGAGTTCAATCGATTCAGATAAGCAGAAGTCAGAGCCTGATATTACTTTGGATCCCGTCCTCTTGAACATGACTCTTGTAGTCACACCCAATGAGGAACCAATGAATACAGAATCCTTGGACACATCCTTGTCATCACAGCCTGGGGCCTTTCTAAGGAGAAAGGTTGAGGCAATTGGTATTACACCAAATCACATAGAAATGGTGATGAAACCTGCTGAGAAGACGCTGAAAGAGATGGAGGTCATTCCAATGAGTCACAGTCAGCATGTTACTCTTTGTCAAATTGAGTCATTGGAAAATGCCCCTGATGTAGACACAGAAAACATTGAATGTGGTCCTTCTTCTATTGGTGTACGCCTTTCCAATGACCCATGGAACTTACTACATGACAAGAATGATGACACATTTGCACATAACACAAAGGAAGAGATAAATACAGACAAAACTGGTTTGTCCCCAAATGAGTTTGACAGAAATTGTGAAACAGATATTCCTAGAGATCTGATTTCTGTATCTTCTGATAGCGATGTTGTTATATCTTCAGAGCAGAAAACTGTGGAAATCATCCCAGATATCAGCCTCTCCCCTCCCATTTTATCAAAGGAACATCAAGACCCATTACATCATGGAAACCTCAGTGCACACTATGAGGCCAAACCCGACACACCAGAGACTAGCTCAAATGTGTCCAGACAAAATACAGATCCATGGAAAGAAGAAAACTTGTCATTGGCAATTACAACTACATCTGAGAAAAACACACCTACTGAAATTTCTCACACACAACAGGATAAAATGTATCCCATTccaaaccaaacaaaaattAGTCCATCTGTAGACCACCTGTCTCATATGAATTCACACGTCACAGAGAGTATGTCTAAGACCAATTCAGAAAAATACAGTGGAGGACCTATGCCTCATGTATTGAAACCAAAGTCCAGTTATAACACCCTGGAGACTGTCCACAGTTATGAGAACTCTCATGGCAGAGGCATGGAGGGACCATGGGATGCAAAAACCTTTGGCACATCCCCATCTTTCTCAGCCCCCACTATGACCACTTCTGATGCTCATTGGGATAGCGATTCTGAGGAATCTCTAATTTGTATTTCAACAAACATTACAAGGTCACCACATCAAAATAAATATGACAATTACATTTCAAGTACAATTAGTCTCTCTCCCCAAGTGCCTGAGCTCCATATCGCATCAACCGATGAAGGAAGTAGTTCCAAACCTGTACCAGAGAATGCAGGAAAAATATTGCAATGGGAGCCTAGAGCTGGGATTCTTGATGCCATCCTGGAGGAAGACACCACTGTAGTCAGACCCAAAGAGAACCTTTGGGGGGAACATCATTTCCCCACATCATTTCCCCCAAAAGCAACTTTTCCACCTTCTATGCCCACAACAGAGACACATAGGGCAGGACGTGAGTCCCCTGTGTATGCCCGGATCTCACCGTTAGAGGTACAGGCTGGTGTCCCAGATGGCATTGGTTTGGGGTTGGCATCAATCCCACTCAGGTGAGCCCACTGCTGTGTCTTATCTCTGGAGTTCACCTTTCCCTCTTCTTCTCTGGGTGGGAACACATCATGACATTTTTGAAGAAAGGGTAATGGGGTTTAGAATACGTCAGGCACATTTAGGAGGGGGAATGTGAGATATATTAACAGAAGATGTAGCAGCTGCCATGCCTGTAGTTATCTATGCCACCTGCCTATGTTGACAGCTACACTTTATTTGAACTGAATTGGTTAGAAAAAGAGTGATGGAGTTTCTCTGCTGTGTGTAGACTAGAACATGTATCTTATCTGGACAGACCAGTGAGTATCGTTTTTCCATTTTTACTTTCTGCTTCTCTCTGATATTTAAGTACACGACTGCTTGTCAAAATGTACTGTGTCTGGACAGTTGAATAATGCTGAGCAGATtatattttttctttgtttattttgcctgatttgaatttgaattgtttCCAATTATTCTCAGCCAATTTTTAAACCAGAATATCAATCTGTGGTATTTTGAGCAATGCTTGTGATCATCCCATTTTGCATTAGAGCAAAATGTAACAGGTAGCTCTGCTGTGAACACTAATCTGTACATGGGTAATAGCCTAGTCTCATCCTTTTCCAACATCATCTTCTACTCTAATCATTTTTTATCTTGAGGCCATataattgtctttttttttaactttactTGACTTAAAGGAAttcatccgaatgacatgattttgatgtcaactcaacgtatgtactcccaatcatccgtaaattgatctaaagtgcattttactccggataattcctttaatcaCAGGAGGCAATGGAATGAACACTCATTTGAGGTATTTGTGCCGTTATATATGTTGTGTTTCTTGGtttgaaaaaaagaatgaaCAGATGGTCTTTCTTTCCACAGGCCTCACCCAGTGAAACCATTAAGCTCTAAAGAAAGCCAgcaccccagcagcagcagcagcgttgCAGTGAGCAAGGACCTCAAGTCCATTAGCATCACTGATATGCCAGAGAAAGTCAAGGTAGGGCTCTGACATTGGTGCTAAATTCATGGCAATGAATTTCACCATAAATTATGAAACAGAAATGTATTATTAAACAGTAATCGTCTTATTAGTCTTACATAATTAGGGTAACCATGACAACACAAATGTTTTCACAAAGTAGTTGAAATTCAAACTTCTCGTaaggctctctctatctctcgctctctctctctagggtaCTGGTAGTGGTCCATATACTCAGCTCACTCAGGAGGAGCTCATCACCCTGGTGGTCAAGCAGCAGACTGAACTCACCAGGAAAGATGAGAAGATTATGGAGTTGGAGGAGTACATTGACAACCTACTGGTGCGGGTCATCGAGGAGCAGCCCAGCATTCTCATGTCACTTGCAGCCGCCAAGGGCTCCCACTAGTGGTCGACTGTGTGAATGGGAACTGTGGGCCTGAAGGCTTGTCTTAATTATCTCTCACTATCTGTCAggcttctgtttgtttgtgttaggGGGATTAAATCAAACTTTGCACAAGGATTTTGCTTCCAGCTGGAGTATCATTCTCTAGCACTACCCTTGGCTGTATTATGCACTTTTGATGGAATATCTGTTAATGAACTTTTCATGAAGGCTAGTACATGAAGGAGTGGAAATCTATAGTGGTGGTAATCAAGAAACTCTAAGATACTGACTGGTGTCAGAAATCTATAATAAAGAAACTGACTATTTACATGTTTCTGTTTCTACCGAAGTTAAGTGGTTGACCTAGTATTTCAGAAACTTGTACATGAAAACTGTGTCACCTTGTGCTCTTAATTGTAACACTCAAAATGGCAGACAGTTCATTTGTGACATTTAATGGTTATTAACTTAATTGTAGCTTTTGACTGAATGGCTGTGCTGGAAGGTGTCCTTAAGAGTATATAAAACTGGAAGGATCACCAATATTTATTACACTGCTCTAAGGCTTACTGCTGTCTGTCAGTGTCACTACTGCAGCATGTTTAATTATCTTTTGATCATGAGTAACATGGCTTCTCTTGTTTACTGCAGTCATCGTTGATATACAGGCCTTACCAGTAACTTGTTGGTCTTGTGCTTGGTCGAACAATGAATGCATCAGATTGATTGTTCTGGTTGAGTTTGTGATCTCTCGTTCAGCAATAGCACAGCTGAGTTTTAATGTTGTCTTCATATAAATTATTTCACTGTAAGGTCATGCCCGTTTTATAGCAATACATTTTATTATACTGTTCAGGTACCAAAAATTAATTTAGCTAATGGTTTAGGAACACTTTTTTTCAGGGCCTTTGGATTGTGTTCCTACCTTGGCCTTACATTTAAAGAATGTTGGATATCAGTGTCTGACATGATATCTTTGCTGTTTGTTGTATGACTGTTATATTTTGTTTGAAATATTGCAATATCAGTACAGAGAAAAGTCACATTCATGATGACTTGCTGGTTGTGTTAGTAATGGCTGTTGGGAAATGCTAATTCAACCAAAACATTCCACATTTGTCTTTTGTTCTGGTGCTCTGTCAAGTATCCAATTATTTAGATGAAATTGTGCATTTTATTGAGGGACACTGAATATCTTTGAATGACTAAcatgatgctaacatgctacATTGAGTTTTAATGTTACACTACTTGATTTAAAGTGAATTGATAATTAACCAAAATATTTGTAATATCTCGGACCTAAAGGTAGAGTCATGCTGCCTTAAGTCAGTCTCATTATCATGTCAGGGACCgtgccttgtttgtttgtacatATGCAATACAATGACTATCCGCTGATAAAATTAACTTTTCACATAAAATGTTAAGTTAATACGTTATTTTGATTGGTTTAAAAATGGCTATTTAATTCTTATCATGCCTTTGTAACACTTTGTAGATCTCACACTGGACTTAATCTCGAATATAGATATGAGCACAGTCTTGATGGAATGATGAATGTATGAATAAAGTGATTCTATGCAATCATGTATCTGCACAATTGTCATTGGCTGAACTCACTTTGAAAGATCCCACTTAAATGTCTTCCATAAATTTGTAACCTCTGTTAAAACACATTCTGCTCTCCAACTTGTGGGTGCATCTAGCTTAATTGAATAGTTATTTTGCCTGACCTCTTGTGGCTGAGGAGAAACTCACCCCTGAGGATATGTTTTAGTAAAAGGCCACTCAAATCTTTTCCTTCCAGAGAAACTCCTTTTCATTATCCCAAAGCAATGCAGAGTAACCACGAACACCAAGGTGTGAAACTGCTTCTGAAAGTTACAAAATCTTAAAAGGTTAAAGTTTTTAAATGTAGGATAAATCAGTGGTCTTGTGACAATTCCTTATGTGCAATTTCCTCGCTATCTGGACTGGAAAGAGTAAGCTTTGTTTTTTTGCCATGtattttcataatttcaaagaaattcCTATTCCTCAAAGACATTCAACATTTTCTTTGTGTAAATTACTGCACAATTGAAATAACAATCAACGTTGGCATAGTAATATCTGCAAGTTGTTAATTCTGTCTATTAAGAATAATGGTAGAATCTGTTCAGTGAGAAAGCCTATCCTGGATTCCCCAAATGTTTTCTCACCCAAAAAGTAAAACACAAGTTGTCTACTTTTGTAGTAGCTGTAGAACCAATATAATGAATGTTGACTGAATGAATATTTGGTTCAGTTGTTTCATACTGAAAACAAATCATATTTTCTTCTTGCAAGATCAAAAAGTTATGGATTTGGTCTCTAACCCAAACCCTCTTCTCTTGTCACAAAAATCTGGCATAATAGTTGTTCACTTCTACTGAGACAACACTGAGACAGTATTTATCTAGATTCTAGTATGTTACATTATTACAAGGGATAAACAAAATCTTGTTGCCTCAGGTAGCTTCTTATCTATTACTGTGTACTGAGTGTTGTGTCTAGTGTTGACCTGATAAATGACTAAAGTTAATGGCTTTTGATATATAATGCCAGCGTGTGTGCTTTTGAGTGAGTTGATGTATCTGTGTGGGTGTCAAACCTTGAGCTTGTGCACACCTATAAAGATAATCTATCTCAACCACAGCTGAGTCACCAACCTTAGGCTACAGCTGGACTTTGATGTGTGTGAAATGCCCATCATTGAATTTCTGGCCATCTAACAAACCTGGCAGGATATGAGTGAGAAATAGAGTCCGAGTGAAAGGccggaagagagatggagggaggatgcACTGTGACTTTTGTCCATTATACGGGCCTAGACATTTGTGTGTTCATTAAGGTCTGAACACAGACTGTTTATAAAAAAGTGTTATTCAAACACCAGATTCACACCACCAGTAAAGCTcatattcttgttttcagaacAGATGTATATGTAAGTTATCTTTGGTTTTGGAGAAGTGTTGGTGGGCAGAAAACATTTATTAGCCATCTTATATTcatggtttatgtttatggtcatggtatttggcagatgcttttgtcccaAGCAATCATCAAGACAAGCAATCCATAAAGGGCTGACAGAAAATTGTTTCATACATTTTGCTGTGAGGACATGACAAATTTCATTGTTCTAGAATTAGAAACAATATGCAGGCCATGAATCAGATGCTCTGACATAAAAGACAGAAAAATACTTTAGATGTTTAAGAACACTACAAATTTTGTTCGCATCAAGAAACAGCTCAGTATTGATAcagcacaaatacatacacatcaaACAGTAATGGTAAAACAACAACTGTCATTACTAAAATAGCTTCATGAACATTGTAGGGTATTTTCTATGTCTTTTGAGTGGAAATATCCTAAGCCTTTGTTCAGCCCTTATGTCCACATGTGGTTCTGAAAATCGTACGCATATACTTGCACCACAATAGCTGGGTTCAGTATTATCATTACATGTACAGTTGATCTTTTATAGCTAAAATACATCTTGTTCATCTGCACATATAAATTATCTCTGCTGTTTCTACCGTGTGATTACAAACCACTTCATGAAAATAGCAATGAAAATAGCTTGCTTTTTAAGGCCATTATACAGGTAAATTAAATGCAAGCATGACTTCAGAACAtctccaaataaaaaaaaacaagattcaACTCGATTGTGAAGATCAGTACACCTTAAACAAGATGAAAAGATAGATCCACTCCAACAGATGTCTACAGCTTTTgttctttttgcttttattctttttgttgcacacgtctccctcctctgctctcttcaTTGTCTCTGATGATGAATCTCGCAGCTCACAGGAAATTATGTTTCATGTCATGACCATGTCAGACTCATCCAATTTATAGTTGAAAAGGTTTCAATCTGCTGTTGTAGTTTTTTCAGAGCTCAGTTCCGCCCGGATTCCCTTATTAAAGGAGacgagagttttttttttttttccagagtgTAACTATGGTCCTCAGATTGCATTCATGTTGAAATATACAAAAAGAAGTTGCTTCAATTAGGGGTTCCAATAAATAAGACAGCAATAATCTGCCAAGATGTGTATTCAATACAACTGTAAGacaatttttttacattttacttgcatttagactgtcatgaatgtgtcataaacaagtcataaacgtttatgacataacacttctgttaagtgacattcattagggttagggttagaggttaggattagggttagggttcatgtgtcatgacagtgtcatatgttcatgacagtttcatatgttcatgacagtgtcatgtcactcttatgtcgatactgtcaagtaaagtgttaacaAAATTGTTACTGATACCTCTGCCTCAAGGTAGCTCCCAGCTAACAGTTTCCATTTCAACACCAAACAAGTTGGGTGGATTTGAAGGTTTTCACTGTCAATTACCGACCACGTTGTATTTTCTGGTTTCTGACTATGTCTCGCACACAAAGGTGTTTACAACCTTCTAATGCACAAGTATCTTTACAATGCAAACTCAATACAGAGTATTTAACACTGCTTTTTTATCAAAGGTCTTGCTTGGATATTTCCCAGGTCAGCCAACTTCAGTTCATTTTGAATCATCCTCCCAAAGAATAATACCATTAAATAAAGATTAAAGACTGAATGTctactgtctgtctatgtgctgTGACTTAGCATCATTGCTACAGTGTCAGTGGTAGCACATTCATAATAGCAATATCACAACCTCACAGCCACGCTCTCCTTGTCACCGTGCTCTCATCAAAGGACCACACTTCCGGTGGCACAGTGGTTGGCCGAGGGGATGCCGATGCGCCGGTGGCACGTGAACATCTTGCGCAGCTCGCCGCGGAAGCGGTCGTGCAGCCAGGCGTACAGGAAGGGGTTGCAGCAGGAAGAGCTCATGGCGCACAGGTGGCACAGGAGCTGGATGAGCAGGAAGTAGCGCTTGTCGATCAGGCCGATGTTGATATCGCGCAGCACGTTGAAGACGCTGATGGGCAGCCAGCAGATGGCGAACGCCGCCACCACCAGCGCCACCAGCCTGAAGGTCTTGCGCTTGCGCGCGCGCTGCTGCGCCGCCTGGCCTTGCGTGCGGTGGCCCGGCGCCACACAGTTGCGCAGCCGCACCGAGATGCACAGGTAGGACGCGCAGAGCGCTGACAGCGGCAGCACGTAGGTGACGAAGAGCATGCTGTAGGCGTAGGCCAGACGCTGGCGCTGCTGGCCAATCCAGAACTCCTCGCAGATGGTGAAGCCCTCGTCCTTGAACTCCACGTGGTAGGTGTGGGCAACTGCCGGGGCCACCAGGCCACAGGAGAGCAGCCAGATCCCCAACAGCAAGTAGGTGCAGGACACCACAGACAGGCGCTTCTTGAGGGGGTGGACAGTGGCGTAGTATCTAGTGAGATAATATAAAAAACCGTCAAACAAGGACAAGGACAACAGTCGTCAGCACAACAGTCAGAGAGTGATTTAGTCATTTAGAGTTGCACAGCTGGCTGCTTTAGAGAGTGTGGTTGAAAATGACCTTGTCTGCTAACAAAGCTTAGATATAACATCTATTAGACTTCCTGTGGGCTTTTGCCAACCATCTGCTTGCTTTTCACACCAGCTGAAACCTTTGATGAATCATTTTCCTGTCAGTTCAAAAGAGAATAACTAGAGatgcatttcctgaaggaaataccaTTGCATGCTAAACGTTGGATGTAtcaagagatagaaagaaaaacaagTAGATTAGGGAAGCTCCCTCTAATCACTACTTCTACTTGAGAAGTCTCGtgaagacaaagacacacagacaaaggacGCCTTAAGTGAGTATGGATGAATGGATATACCGATGGATGGATTACAGATAGAGACATGGATACACAGGTGTAGCTATATGGGTGGATGGGGATATATGGATGATGTTGGTAGAAAATGGATGTGGACAGATACAGTAGAAAGATGGATTGGTGTGGATAAATAGATAGAGAAATGGATGGATGAGTGATAGATAGATTCATGGATGGATTGCAGTGCCCTCCACATttattggcacctttggtaaagtCCAGTAAAAAGATGACATTTTcaaaaaaatgacattttggTGATTAATCTTAGTCTTAATCTTTATTTCCCTTCAAAGTtgaattgttttcattgtgagaaaaaggcaccagagctcaattgcaagtgCCATatagggtctgaatacttatgtaaatggaatatttcttttattttttatacatttacaaaacactccaaaaacCTGTTTTttgagtgttggagtattgtgtgtagaatagattaatgagaaaaaaaataattgaatccattttaagatgagtctgaaacataacaaaatgtggaaaacttaaaagggtctgaaaactttccggttgcactgtatgaCCAACTCATGATTGATGATTATGGGATGGATATGGATGGATGGCTGAGTAAATGGATATAGATAAATGATTGAATGAATGGATATAGTTAGATGgggagatggatagatggagagatggagatataTAAATGATGTGGACTGttgatagatggatggatgttgatagatagatagctgaGTGGATAGGAGAATGGATTGATGTAGGTGGATGATGGGATTGGTGGATGGATGAGTATGGAAGGTGCCTTATATCAATACTCCTAGGTGGAAGTGAGCTTGATTGCCATATTAGGATGTCATTGTGACCAATGGAAACTCAAATGAGACAAAtaagtttgttttttgtattatgTAAAGTTCACAAAAATGAGAGGGACAGAGCTCAAGTTTCCTTTAAAAGACATGCAAAAAAGTGTGGTAAATGGTCAAAGTTTAATTAGATGCACAGAATTAGAATGATAATAATAAGAATCTAATAATTACATCCAGGATATTAATTGTGTAATTATAT includes the following:
- the prlhr2a gene encoding prolactin releasing hormone receptor 2a, which codes for MDDSGSGWPINLLPSCGPAGSCVGMDNTSAGHVFEVAVQQNVSSKHSPQFVGVELLQSFKSLIIPCYALVVLVGVFGNYLLLYVICHTRKMHNVTNFFIGNLAFSDMLMCGTCVPFNLAYAFNPRGWVFGRFMCYLVFLIQPVTVYVSVFTLTAIGIDRYYATVHPLKKRLSVVSCTYLLLGIWLLSCGLVAPAVAHTYHVEFKDEGFTICEEFWIGQQRQRLAYAYSMLFVTYVLPLSALCASYLCISVRLRNCVAPGHRTQGQAAQQRARKRKTFRLVALVVAAFAICWLPISVFNVLRDINIGLIDKRYFLLIQLLCHLCAMSSSCCNPFLYAWLHDRFRGELRKMFTCHRRIGIPSANHCATGSVVL
- the rab11fip1a gene encoding uncharacterized protein rab11fip1a isoform X1 — its product is MENSGLKPNERSTIERPVLPIPDYETLFPKKRHGIMGQTRWDNIIAEVNQRRMNKSLNCSGAETSASGHDKSKATFPPPVSHQSTLESQETLGESSDKKIGPSSKKALQPLKPILSDRNVDVSTKQAYLPPKPVFPDKMVGTSSKQALQSPKPVTPWQTIEVTTMTSNLPATPTIEKSFKAPNTVLMSALKNIQKRNLHYTKPEQLNGNEKKALGGVSDPDHLKEQPVSTATVLSDTSPTGVIKTESVTQVGPLVNSKPMMPTKNPMRVTQNQQSECATIPVEVVSDCDGQFSPHFNLIETQAPYSDMFFEEDPFPCDQLLSHDPWQLPQKNVNDGMFLIKEDKRAYLSERRDYFKTFASDPPNDPFLNDSKNDLSGPSEHNESVEIISPTPQITLKKHRAPLPPMTSRSIGIKAKLERHPRESCQESDIKTNNDILENSISSIISEEQGNTENTHVPSFTEPASTKTAFVESSSKQQVEFMAKPKHSQTSSSAEKHPQANSKRLMSALENAQKRNVNVKKTVATERVLDTKSADMVEQMKSTEIISKVVTPTPQITQKKRLAPLPPVTSSHSRINTKPENCLELSDVTPKDDILMDNSNSFTSNEEQKNVGHIDISSDAMETDTKTTTAETSKHQVEAEHSQTSQPQPDELGGTQHEKYVSQTAMRPATEILTLKEDNQTDVIEVELMEKVYEAADTQKTFQLDPFPSDTIPLKDPWNIPELNTHDDCIFTDGTETNNTKVVDDCLTLDDFDNIFGSNIQADSFSNSFSKKLSEQNKSMAIIDGGTPVPQNLPKKPVPSPPVSSIDSDKQKSEPDITLDPVLLNMTLVVTPNEEPMNTESLDTSLSSQPGAFLRRKVEAIGITPNHIEMVMKPAEKTLKEMEVIPMSHSQHVTLCQIESLENAPDVDTENIECGPSSIGVRLSNDPWNLLHDKNDDTFAHNTKEEINTDKTGLSPNEFDRNCETDIPRDLISVSSDSDVVISSEQKTVEIIPDISLSPPILSKEHQDPLHHGNLSAHYEAKPDTPETSSNVSRQNTDPWKEENLSLAITTTSEKNTPTEISHTQQDKMYPIPNQTKISPSVDHLSHMNSHVTESMSKTNSEKYSGGPMPHVLKPKSSYNTLETVHSYENSHGRGMEGPWDAKTFGTSPSFSAPTMTTSDAHWDSDSEESLICISTNITRSPHQNKYDNYISSTISLSPQVPELHIASTDEGSSSKPVPENAGKILQWEPRAGILDAILEEDTTVVRPKENLWGEHHFPTSFPPKATFPPSMPTTETHRAGRESPVYARISPLEVQAGVPDGIGLGLASIPLRPHPVKPLSSKESQHPSSSSSVAVSKDLKSISITDMPEKVKGTGSGPYTQLTQEELITLVVKQQTELTRKDEKIMELEEYIDNLLVRVIEEQPSILMSLAAAKGSH